The following proteins are encoded in a genomic region of Rattus rattus isolate New Zealand chromosome 2, Rrattus_CSIRO_v1, whole genome shotgun sequence:
- the Ice1 gene encoding little elongation complex subunit 1, producing the protein MMPGETHPAAPGPADLARCQGCASLQQNLNEYVEALIALKQKIINTDNLLTEYQKKCDELQFARRENSTLHHQVEQMLQKISPLQKCQEELGTLKAELEEKKSSLKLYQNTHQEYARVKEECLRTDAQKKKLEAKVKKLEEAAVKQTQDFKQLRNEKKILEKEFRKTQERLDEFSKQKNEKELRHIGTQISSDSHGSIDKRKVKVLLKELWLCVNTAHRLSGESSRRIPEKSTKGNSAPRESGQDELLPVPGSPSRASDMRSFFTKLSMEMEGDFTSSESAEEELPTGASPSTEHAFCEERHPEVSGQKPDDSNRTDVYDHEHFFDDDLQAAIDFFKLPPPLLSPVPSPPPMASDPLPSSLAPESFFGEFTDSSDSDSVPPRDSLESALEDYTAESRGYFDLLEKIKRSDMCIETPGPLGTAQAVNKLTPLGAVTGKAALGEPSATTSLAWGRHLTASSEFLRDRGDAVEDAERKVEAREVDKSVQVGKGLRKHNRRLWLEVTSRGPAAQKEAGAGPSQAWFSPLGKRTFSELLDSEGKTLSSKALCPSQSEFSKRILTDGFVPKSHCVTGSGHFQRRERDVQESTPQSGACVAAAGHDRSASLPSSSSATSVPVSIFSNRQTSWPGCVSVGTPAEVTCRDLHHSEQKSPTRTLNTFLRSEPTAHLKENDPKNSLSTLSPKSKLGTSTFSDWKSKGLESFSIFKSTAKGHSLPQSVFQKPTGGGQCGGRGPGTTLILPKSDWTSLARSQAGFTRRSPGSADSTSWHRSDILRRGSGGSPRATSEYQQRARLQLEKEAPASQNSRLTAMLGPPGESTIPLGLKAAAALLPNQVSVITKQARPKRVLSSSLEPWGPCGSTLSSAVNGGKGIGLTPSVSACVGDGDPTAQVSEQVTDEEVPSPEVSVSWREPNCDSPGSSLLEENVDCSTDRKLPFSSEDNLFQCVMNEHLLQKPRKSPQTTQPGASRLEAGELLPSGVTSGAFPAEQMPHGPRPQANTEAPVAAPQKASVPLIVPSRGPLRARVPVGPVCPSGLCRADETQGTSQSSLPGASYSYTGIRERTEEDTEVEDEAVSCSEGEHETEAVKGRRQQAAAGDSNRPLGGPEAGQPSDVGDLTSALEECNLSTFLYIDKLSTSEVVMVLESCQLRDYSSGPSVSDCSSKGTLNEEMNKELRQSEISRKECGKRFCEEELLSASEEWAESEGDDCCGSKSCQDAQCPLEVPSDVLPKTGEELHTNPVDCGGKDPEHALPVHTHHNQAAEDLTENALPEETSSPMPHTAQLPEPSPVGGGDSSPLRSRSDAEHTQSRDEGEPSSEGSLSTGEEGLAEPGELLTLSSDSLAQPRLEQSSECMAETAFHYQISAVTSEVISVLLNKDQDLVIEEGDNWTIISGVAISPGMEQVVLCDTLGDAAPSQAQEDLDDGSMEKSPRASPSGPLPQEPPCGGDLSGAQEDVSSSGQSVNFDKSRLRNRPVKPSIWIRSQIYDQTLETEKVTSDHTYYNWKLEPLCKNKPRSKISNKDQASKLTKTPGLNRGEVQVSEVPQPVSGERTNTQTPRSQAQPTTAGTDMSTPTNCSPDTLSKIRQEVGPPLPPLLPPLIATPPRTSRTLSPLVPSSRSSPAGRVSPLCEVPGPPVLSPWPEELQQASPLDPSPSPSTATASGRIVSSPLQFCAATPKHALPVPGRLPSCAPGHAAVSGPQENSVKILDTMYPELSARARTLSLLKGNMQLSRSSTVDGKVLPGRVSALLGLKAITSTSTAFVLTGSSSGGDSNQGKSQDAGGKRTLAVSMLRSAKRLRLDNESPEPDTREVTGEGVPKDPQGGIPPAKVVPAEEEQTNVPVCSSVPLLRVNPREMAESYNIAITRALRKIAESSFDLLPVIRSHVYVGNISKKPVMRDQEKEVVYEFSTTNKHLGEYLLRSILSELKIQKTSLDHSYIHALCRVYVGICRQLGDLERARLFCYSLLKEDFPESEKLTLFIANMWREVFLSQSAISEAMQLVARQRARGEVLNCLRAFLSWEKNAPIDVGIVVSKLLLTIQLCPKTEFQSSEEFGEDLSANIWEYIFAIDLLCCHQRWIWTHDNIISKELWPVMDKWIKYRKGHSNIAYTPDIIVASVLRLIGRLGQLGLKEGFPTAVKNISSVIGMFIQHAQDEDIPWGVQLAAVYALCDLSPSNPAEISKILEAWRTQTSNTIPSAIVSCLEEVGSLSTDDSADSPSKGDCTP; encoded by the exons aacttAAATGAATATGTTGAAGCATTAATTGCCTTGAAACAAAAAATTATTAATACAGA TAACCTGCTGACAGAATATCAGAAGAAATGTGATG AGCTGCAGTTTGCAAGAAG AGAGAACAGCACACTGCATCACCAAGTAGAGCAGATGCTCCAGAAAATCTCCCCTCTGCAGAAGTGTCAAGAAGAATTGGGAACCTTGAAAGCTGAGCTGGAGGAGAAGAAG AGTTCTCTGAAGCTGTATCAGAACACCCACCAGGAATATGCTCGCGTGAAAGAAGAATGCTTGAGAACTGATGCCCA GAAGAAGAAACTGGAAGCTAAGGTGAAGAAGCTGGAAG AGGCTGCTGTCAAGCAAACTCAAGACTTCAAGCAattgagaaatgaaaagaaaatacttgaaaaggAGTTTAGGAAGACACAG GAAAGACTTGATGAATTCTCCAAACAGAAAAATGAGAAGG AGTTGAGACACATTGGAACACAAATCTCCAGTGACTCGCACGGAAGCATAGATAAAA GAAAGGTGAAAGTTCTTCTGAAAGAGCTGTGGCTCTGTGTGAACACTGCACACAGACTATCTGGGGAGAGCAGCAGACGCATCCCAG aaaaatccaccaaaggAAACAGTGCACCCAGAGAGTCTGGGCAAGATGAGCTGCTCCCAGTGCCAGGCAGCCCTTCCAGGGCCTCAGATATGCGCTCTTTcttcaccaagctgtccatgGAGATGGAGGGTGACTTCACTTCCTCGGAAAGTGCAGAAGAAGAGCTGCCCACTGGGGCAAGCCCCAGCACTGAGCATGCTTTTTGTGAGGAGAGGCATCCTGAAGTCTCAGGGCAGAAGCCTGATGACAGCAACCGGACTGATGTTTATGACCACGAACACTTTTTTGATGATGATCTTCAAGCTGCAATTGACTTCTTCAAACTTCcgcctcctcttctgtctccagtGCCCTCACCCCCTCCGATGGCGTCAGACCCTTTACCATCTTCCCTGGCACCT GAATCCTTCTTTGGAGAATTCACGGATTCCAGCGATAGTGACTCTGTCCCACCTAGAGACTCTCTGGAATCAGCTTTGGAAGATTACACAGCAGAGTCACGGGGTTATTTTGACTTgcttgaaaaaattaaaaggagtgATATGTGTATAGAGACGCCCGGGCCACTGGGAACTGCCCAGGCTGTAAACAAACTGACACCTCTTGGAGCTGTTACTGGAAAAGCAGCACTGGGAGAACCCTCAGCCACAACTTCTCTAGCTTGGGGAAGGCACTTGACTGCATCGTCTGAATTCCTGAGGGACAGAGGAGATGCTGTAGAAGACGCAGAGAGAAAGGTGGAGGCCAGGGAGGTGGATAAGTCTGTGCAAGTTGGGAAAGGGCTGCGGAAGCACAATAGGAGGCTGTGGCTGGAGGTGACATCCAGAGGTCCAGCAGCACAGAAGGAAGCTGGAGCGGGGCCATCACAAGCTTGGTTTTCTCCCCTTGGCAAGAGGACCTTCAGTGAACTCCTAGACTCTGAAGGAAAAACCCTGTCATCAAAGGCTTTGTGTCCATCCCAGTCAGAATTTTCCAAACGGATACTCACCGATGGATTTGTTCCCAAGTCACACTGTGTGACAGGCTCTGGCCACTttcaaagaagggaaagagatgtGCAGGAGTCCACTCCACAGTCAGGCGCGTGTGTAGCTGCAGCAGGTCATGACCGTTCAgccagtcttccttcctcttcctctgctacCTCCGTACCAGTGTCTATCTTCAGTAACCGCCAGACTTCATGGCCAGGGTGTGTCAGTGTAGGCACTCCAGCAGAAGTAACCTGCAGAGACCTGCATCATTCAGAACAAAAGTCACCAACTAGAACTTTAAACACATTTCTGCGGTCTGAGCCAACAGCACATCTAAAAGAAAATGACCCAAAAAACAGCTTGTCTACTTTGAGTCCAAAGTCAAAATTAGGAACATCTACCTTTAGTGATTGGAAGAGCAAGGGCCTGGAATCTTTCAGCATTTTCAAAAGCACAGCGAAGGGACACTCACTTCCCCAGTCAGTATTTCAGAAGCCAACAGGAGGTGGACAGTGTGGAGGCCGAGGTCCAGGCACTACACTCATACTGCCTAAGTCAGACTGGACTTCTTTGGCACGTTCGCAAGCTGGCTTCACCAGAAGGAGCCCTGGTTCTGCTGACAGCACCTCCTGGCACCGCAGTGATATCCTAAGGCGAGGTAGTGGGGGCAGTCCCAGAGCTACCTCAGAATACCAGCAAAGGGCCAGGCTTCAGCTAGAGAAGGAGGCACCAGCTTCACAGAACAGCAGGCTGACAGCTATGCTTGGACCTCCTGGAGAAAGTACCATTCCTCTGGGACTTAAGGCAGCTGCTGCTTTGCTGCCAAACCAAGTGTCAGTCATAACAAAGCAGGCAAGACCCAAGAGAGTGCTGAGTAGCAGCCTGGAACCCTGGGGGCCGTGTGGGAGCACACTGAGCTCTGCTGTAAATGGTGGCAAGGGGATAGGTCTTACGCCATCAGTATCAGCCTGTGTTGGAGATGGAGACCCCACAGCACAGGTCTCTGAGCAGGTAACTGATGAAGAAGTCCCTTCTCCAGAAGTTTCAGTGTCTTGGCGAGAACCTAATTGTGATTCTCCTGGTAGCTCCTTGCTCGAAGAGAATGTCGATTGTTCCACAGATCGTAAGTTACCGTTCTCCTCCGAGGACAACCTCTTCCAGTGTGTCATGAATGAACACTTGCTGCAGAAGCCCAGGAAGTCTCCCCAAACCACACAGCCAGGTGCCAGTAGGCTGGAGGCTGGGGAGCTGCTTCCATCCGGGGTGACATCAGGAGCCTTCCCTGCTGAGCAGATGCCCCATGGACCCCGACCCCAGGCCAACACTGAAGCCCCTGTAGCTGCTCCCCAGAAAGCCAGTGTACCTCTCATAGTGCCAAGCAGGGGTCCTCTCAGAGCTCGTGTGCCCGTGGGCCCTGTTTGCCCTTCAGGCCTTTGCCGTGCAGATGAGACACAAGGGACCTCCCAAAGTAGTCTCCCTGGGGCTTCCTACAGCTACACGGGTatcagagagaggacagaggaagacactgaggtAGAGGATGAGGCTGTTAGTTGCAGTGAGGGAGAGCATGAGACTGAAGCTGTGAAGGGGCGCAGACAGCAGGCTGCAGCGGGAGACTCAAATAGACCTTTGGGAGGCCCAGAGGCAGGACAACCATCAGATGTAGGAGATCTGACCTCCGCACTTGAAGAATGTAACTTAAGCACCTTTCTTTACATAGACAAGCTTTCTACATCAGAAGTGGTTATGGTTCTTGAAAGTTGTCAGTTAAGGGATTATAGTTCAGGGCCCTCTGTTTCAGATTGTTCTAGCAAAGGAACcctaaatgaagaaatgaacaagGAGTTAAGGCAAAGTGAGATCTCCAGAAAGGAATGTGGGAAGAGGTTCTGTGAAGAAGAGCTACTCAGCGCCTCGGAAGAGTGGGCGGAGTCAGAAGGAGATGACTGTTGTGGCAGCAAATCATGCCAAGACGCTCAGTGTCCTCTGGAAGTACCATCTGATGTTCTCCCCAAGACTGGGGAGGAACTTCATACAAACCCTGTGGACTGCGGTGGCAAGGACCCTGAGCATGCACTGCCCGTACATACACATCACAACCAGGCAGCTGAAGATCTGACAGAAAATGCTCTTCCTGAGGAAACGTCCAGCCCCATGCCCCACACTGCTCAATTGCCTGAGCCATCCCCTGTGGGTGGTGGGGACAGCTCCCCACTAAGGAGCAGGTCTGACGCTGAACACACTCAGAGCAGAGATGAGGGAGAGCCCAGTTCTGAGGGGAGCCTCAGTACTGGGGAAGAGGGCCTAGCAGAACCTGGGGAGCTGTTGACCCTGAGTTCTGACTCTCTAGCACAGCCCAGGTTAGAGCAGAGTTCTGAATGTATGGCAGAGACGGCATTTCACTACCAGATCTCTGCAGTGACCTCTGAAGTTATCAGTGTACTTTTAAATAAGGATCAAGACCTGGTGATTGAAGAGGGAGACAACTGGACTATCATCAGTGGTGTGGCCATCTCCCCTGGCATGGAACAAGTAGTTCTGTGTGACACTCTTGGGGATGCTGCTCCCTCCCAGGCCCAGGAAGACCTAGACGATGGTTCTATGGAGAAGTCCCCCAGAGCCAGTCCTTCTGGCCCTCTACCTCAAGAGCCTCCATGTGGTGGTGATCTCTCTGGTGCCCAGGAGGATGTTTCCAGCAGTGGTCAGAGTGTCAACTTTGATAAGAGTCGCCTTCGGAACAGACCTGTGAAACCTAGCATCTGGATTCGTTCTCAGATATATGACCAGACACTTGAGACTGAGAAAGTTACATCTGATCACACATATTATAACTGGAAATTAGAGCCACTTTGTAAAAATAAACCTCGATCAAAGATTTCTAACAAAGATCAAGCAAGTAAGCTCACAAAGACACCAGGACTCAACAGAGGAGAAGTGCAAGTGAGTGAAGTCCCTCAGCCAGTATCGGGAGAAAGAACAAATACACAAACGCCGAGAAGCCAAGCGCAGCCCACCACAGCAGGTACAGATATGTCCACCCCCACCAACTGTTCTCCTGACACTCTGAGCAAGATCCGGCAAGAAGTGGGGCCGCCATTGCCTCCCTTGCTCCCCCCACTAATAGCGACACCTCCAAGGACATCACGGACACTGTCTCCTCTGGTACCATCCTCAAGGTCCTCACCTGCTGGCCGTGTTTCCCCCTTATGTGAAGTTCCAGGGCCTCCTGTGTTGTCTCCATGGCCTGAGGAACTCCAGCAGGCCTCTCCACTGGatccctctccatccccatccACAGCAACAGCTAGTGGAAGGATAGTGTCCTCTCCATTGCAGTTCTGTGCTGCTACACCAAAGCATGCACTTCCTGTGCCTGGCCGACTCCCATCCTGTGCACCAGGCCATGCGGCTGTGAGTGGACCGCAAGAAAATTCTGTAAAAATCCTTGACACCATGTACCCAGAATTATCTGCCAGAGCCCGGACCCTCAGCCTCCTCAAAGGGAACATGCAGCTCTCCCGAAGCTCCACTGTGGATGGAAAGGTGTTACCAGGACGTGTCAGTGCTCTCCTAGGACTCAAAGCTATAACCTCAACATCAACAGCATTTGTCCTGACAGGCAGCAGCTCTGGTGGTGACAGTAACCAAGGTAAGTCACAGGATGCAGGTGGGAAAAGAACACTAGCAGTATCCATGTTGAGGAGCGCTAAAAGACTGCGCCTAGACAACGAGTCTCCAGAACCAGACACCAGGGAGGTCACTGGGGAAGGAGTCCCCAAGGACCCCCAAGGAGGAATCCCACCGGCTAAAGTCGTACCAGCTGAGGAAGAGCAAACTAATGTCCCAGTCTGCAGTTCAGTGCCACTTCTGCGAGTAAATCCAAGGGAGATGGCAGAGTCATATAACATAGCCATAACTCGGGCTCTGAGGAAGATTGCTGAGTCCTCCTTTGACCTGCTACCTGTCATTCGAAGTCACGTGTATGTGGGGAACATCTCCAAAAAGCCTGTCATGAGAGATCAAGAGAAAGAAGTTGTATATGAGTTTAGCACAACAAACAAG CATTTAGGAGAATACTTACTTCGCTCTATTCTCTCAGAGCTAAAGATTCAGAAGACCTCTCTGGACCACAGTTACATCCATGCACTGTGCAGAGTGTATGTGGGCATTTGTCGGCAACTTGGAGACTTAGAAAGAGCTCGCTTGTTCTGTTACAGCCTTCTGAAGGAAG ATTTTCCGGAATCTGAGAAGTTGACTCTGTTTATTGCCAACATGTGGCGTGAAGTATTTCTCTCCCAGTCAGCCATTAGTGAAGCGATGCAGCTGGTGGCCAGGCAGCGTGCCAGAGGAGAGGTTCTGAACTGCTTGAGAGCGTTCCTGAGCTGGGAAAAG aatgcTCCTATAGATGTTGGGATCGTAGTTTCTAAGCTGCTTCTGACCATACAGCTATGCCCCAAAACAGAATTTCAGTCGAGTGAGGAGTTTGGTGAAGACCTAAGTGCAAACATCTGGGAATACATATTTGCCATTGATCTCCTCTGCTGCCACCAGAGGTGGATCTGGACGCATGACAACATCATAAG TAAAGAGCTGTGGCCTGTGATGGATAAGTGGATCAAATACAGGAAAGGACATTCAAACATCGCGTACACCCCTGATATCATTGTGGCATCTGTGCTGAGACTGATTG gtcGATTAGGTCAATTAGGTTTGAAGGAAGGATTTCCAACTGCTGTGAAGAATATCAGTTCAGTTATTGGCATGTTCATACAACATGCTCAGGATGAAG ATATCCCATGGGGTGTACAACTTGCAGCTGTGTATGCCCTTTGTGACTTGAGTCCTAGCAATCCAGCAGAGATATCCAAGATTCTAGAAGCTTGGCGGACACAGACTTCCAACACTATTCCATCAGCAATTgtcagctgcctggaagaggttggCTCTCTGAGTACTGATGACTCAGCAGACTCTCCAAGCAAAGGAGACTGTACACcctga